TGAACTCGACCGACTGCACGAACATGCCGGAGGAGCCGCAGCAGGGGTCGTAGACGCGGCCCCGGTAGGGCTCCAGCATCTCGACCAGGAGCTTGACGACGCAGCGCGGGGTGTAGAACTCGCCTCCCTTCTTGCCCTCGGCGCTCGCGAACTGGGACAGGAAGTACTCGTAGACCCGGCCGATCACGTCCTTGGAGCGGGCGTCCCGGTCGCCCACCTTGATGTTGCTGATCATGTCGATGAGCTGGCCGAGCCGCTGCTTGTCGAGGGCCGGGCGGGCGTAGTCCTTGGGCAGCACGTCCTTGAGCGCCGGGTTGTCGCGCTCGATGGCGGCCATGGCTTCGTCGACGAGCTGGCCGATTGTGGGCTGCCTGGCCTGCGCCTTGAGACGGCGCCAGCGCGCCTCGCGCGGGACCCAGAAGATGCTCTCCGCGCGGTACTCGTCCGGATCCTCCGGGTCGGCGCCCTCGGCCTGCTCCCGTTCGAGCTGGGCGTGCCGCTCCTCGAAGGCGTCCGAGATATACTTGAGGA
The sequence above is a segment of the Spirochaetaceae bacterium genome. Coding sequences within it:
- a CDS encoding class I SAM-dependent DNA methyltransferase encodes the protein MADALRGSMDAAEYKHVVLGLIFLKYISDAFEERHAQLEREQAEGADPEDPDEYRAESIFWVPREARWRRLKAQARQPTIGQLVDEAMAAIERDNPALKDVLPKDYARPALDKQRLGQLIDMISNIKVGDRDARSKDVIGRVYEYFLSQFASAEGKKGGEFYTPRCVVKLLVEMLEPYRGRVYDPCCGSSGMFVQSVEF